The Dioscorea cayenensis subsp. rotundata cultivar TDr96_F1 chromosome 18, TDr96_F1_v2_PseudoChromosome.rev07_lg8_w22 25.fasta, whole genome shotgun sequence genome includes the window ACAAGTAGCTAGCTGACATACAATTGATTAATTCACTACACAATCATGGATAATATTAGGAAGGCTAACCCAACTTGTTCAGAAGTCACTGATGCTCAAATGATGGATGAACTGCAATCTGCAATGGTCTTCTAGCTAATCTAACATTGCTCTTTCTTGTGACATTTTTGGATGCTTAAATTAAACATGTTATTTTGATAAAGATGTGTCATCTTGATATCTGAAAACCATTGTTGCTTAATTCAtgaatatcaaaacaataaagatCCTTCTGTCGCCCAGTGTATATTTAAAACTATCAGTTTCCAACACCATTTCTGATGCTCGGCATTGGATCTTTGCAGCTTCCAAGCTACAAAAGGCACAAGAAAGctgagaagcatgcatatgaGGATTGGAAGACCACCGTCATTTCTTCAAACAAACAAAGCGATGAAAAGGGTATTTCCTTCATCATCCTTCACAATTCTAACAATATTCCTTTTTCGAGGATCTTCATCTGTTGTATTGTTCATTTCCTAACAGTTTCAGTTAAGAGAAAGAAGCAAACTAAGCTGAACTTTGGGCCAAAATCACCAAAAACAATCACGTTAGAGGCTTCATAAGTCTCAaagtttatatttgaatttttttctttttagctgGTGTAACTGGAGAAAGCTTCATTTTGGGCTAATAGGATTAAAAATTCTGGAAAGTTACCTTGTTAATTTATATGGTCATATACTGTAATTGATTTACAGTTCAATTAAAAGTTTTGAAAGCCAAGGTTGGAACAGAATGGATTATTGGGTGTTTATctatagttattatttttacagACTCATGAATAAAAACCTCAAATGAGATTGCTGAACTAGTTATGCAGAAACATTCATAGCATATAGatgagttaaaaagaaaaatctcacTTATAATTGTGCAAATTAAATGCAAAGAAAACTTATTACTGTAAATAACTAGTCAAagagtttttcttgaaaaagaaaagtcaaAGAGAGAGTAATCTCTCTTTGAAAATTGGGAGTTATTCCAATGAGGATAACTTAAACCTATCTGAATTATAAGTAGtttacaaatataattttattcaaaattaagtTGGTATATTGGAGATAAATAATTCTCTCTTAAAGAGAGTTATTTCTCAAAACCCATTCCAAATGATTCCTAAACGGCTTCTTTAGTTTTTAGGTCATTTTTTCTTCCTAATTAATTggcaacaagaaaaataaaaagacactaattttcttttaagattCTTAAATATTTAGCTACATAATCGATAAAAAGGtatattcaaaaatcaaattataaaatattaaaattataattatttcttgCACAAATTAAAGACTTTGCATTTCAGAGATTTTAAgttgttatttatgaaaactATAAAATGTCAATGCAGAAATACTTCTTTCAACCAATGGACTTATAGCCTAGCTGTATCTTGGGTCTCCTCATTTGGGAGAGATGCGAGTTCGATTCCTTTGACCGTGTTCCTCATTATCCCGCCCGCATACGCCGTTTGTTGCcctacctcaaaaaaaaaaaaagaaaaagaaaaaaaaacttcttccaatgaatttgaattataaagaaatcaaaatataaattcaaatagaagaaaatattagaaaaaattcttataatCTACATTTGACGAAAGAGAGACGAGTCTTTAATTAGATGGAAAGAGtcaaatttgtgaaaattaaaaaaaaaactaaaattagaataaataaCTGATGTGCGTAGGTTAAAAATTGAAGGCAGTGGTTTCTAAATCTTATTAAAAATTACTCTTAATTATTGTGTTTTAGTGTTATGATaacattttccaaaaaaattagaaaacacttgcttcaattttttttttaatgaaaacatatgatttgttggcataaataaaaaaaaacacttgttttgtagtaaaatataaaattggcTTGTGCATGTCCCTGTTtaaccacataaaaaaaaagagtcatgCTATTTGAACCGAAAACATTTCACGAAAACCGGGCACGAATGACGTGGTTGCCTTACGTGGCATCCACatcactttattttttattctcctCTATATATTGCATTTCCAttgtcttcttctccatctctttcTCACAACTCTCGTCTACATTGTTTTTTTCATCCGCTTTTCACTGACGACCAACCGCTCctttcatcattatttattgctattcactctctttctctttttctctcaccATCGATGGGATGCATCATGAGCTCAAGCACTCTCGAAGCTCATGGAGGGGGAGCAGGGAATCTCGGCACCATCCAAGCTTCCCCACATGGAGACGAAGCCAAATACAGGAGAAGAATGACGTGGACTCTTGCCCTCTTGTCCTCGTCTGCTACCATTGTGCGGCTGTGGTGGCGTGGTGGAGTTGTAGAGGATGAGCAGAGTAAGGATGGTGGTTGTGGCTCTAAGAACAATCACTCGTGGTTGCTCACTGAGGTTCACGCCGACTCATTGAACTCGTCGTTCAAGTTCAGTTTCGGTGGCCAGGCggaggtgatggtggtgctgctTTTGGTGAGCCCGGAGTGCGGTGGAGTTGAGGATGAGGGTGCGAGGGTGGAGTTGGTGGAACAGTGTATCTCACGATTGCCGGGTTGCTGGCAGGGTTCTGTTTCTCCAAGATCCATGCAGCCACTCATGATTTCTCTAGAGGCATCAGTATCTTCTTTGTCTCTCACTCTTTTTTCTTGACTTCAAGCTCTTTTGATTGATTGCTGATGCTGGTGGGAGTGATGGCAGGGAGGGAGTTGGGGAGAAGGGCGCTGAGCAGTGTGTGCAGAGGAAGGATTGGCATGAGGGCAGTGGCGATCAAGAGAGTGGACGCGAGGGGGAAAGAGAGCAGTAGGGCCTTTTGCCGAGAGCTGATAATCACCAACCAGTGTATTGTGTCATCCAAATGAAGGGGcaaagagatgaagagaaacaGAAGGCActagaaaagagagagagaagtgaTGTAAGTGGAAGTAATGTGGATGCCACCTAAGACATCCATGTCATCCGAATTGTCGTGAAGTCTTTTCGGTTCAAATAGCtttactcaaaaaaaaaaaaaatgccaaacCTAACCTAAGTTATAAACAATGTCTTATAATTTCcgacaataatatatatgtatttttaaaatataaaaaattaaaggttcTAAACGGATGTTGAGAGGCAATGCGGATCTCTGAAATAAACCCGACCCGTTTAGTtccttgcggctagggtttggccTATATAAAAGCCAAAGCAAAGCCAAGGTTTTGAACAACTGCTTCGCCTCCGCGCATCAGAGGGACCTCTATTTGTTCTCCTCTCTCGCGGCGCAGCGGTGCCGGTGCGGCGGCGGGAAGGGCGTCGCCATGGTTCACGTCAGCTTCTACAGAAACTGTAAGCTTTCTCTGATAACCTTCACACTCATACTCCTTGTTACGCTGTTCTCTGATCTCGTTTCTCGATCAAGGTTCATTTGATCTCTGTTATCAGTATTTCCAATTGTGTTTTCATCAATGCGATCAGCTACGATCGTTTTTCGCTTTgattttgatgtattttatggatttttttgggggtgtttattagttttgaagTTCTGATTTGCCTTTTCCGTTTAGAAAGTTAGCAAATTTACTGTGAAATCAAGCTTCACAGATCTTTTCTTTGGTTCCATCCgtgtgttttattttgtcattgtcaagaatcaaaaagctaatcagTGATTTGGTTTTTTCTTGGGAAGGTCTGATCTTATTGTCTCTTTTAGATCCATTTTGTTGACGAATGTGATGAACAATGTGTTCTGTTTACAGATGGGAAGACCTTCAAGAAGCCCCGAAGGCCATACGAGAAGGAGCGGCTTGATGCTGAACTGAAGCTTGTGGGAGAATATGGACTGCGGAACAAGCGTGAGCTTTGGAGAGTCCAGTATGCTCTGAGCAGGATCCGGAATGCTGCAAGGGAGCTGCTGACCCTTGATGAAAAGAATCCCCGTCGGATTTTTGAAGGCGAGGCTCTGCTTCGCAGGATGAACCGCTATGGCCTTCTTGATGAGACTCAATCCAAGCTGGATTATGTTCTTGCCCTTACTGTTGAGAACTTTCTTGAGAGGAGGCTCCAGACTTTGGTATTCAAATCTGGAATGGCCAAGTCAATCCATCACGCCAGGGTGCTTATCAGACAGCGCCACATCAGGTATATTCCTTGCCTTTCTTCTTAAttcctttaattatttttttgcatattattATACTTATGGCTGTGCTCTCTGTTCACTGATCATGTGGTTGTGAGGAGGATGTTAATGCTTTTTGTATGTTATGAGTTATGATGTAGTGCTCTGAGTGAATTCTTTTAAATGATCCTTTACTTTGGTAAGtacttgttttgttattttgtgattttcaagCATTATCATTGCATGGTAGATTAACTGGTCTAGTGATGCTTAAGTGGCTGGGATAGGTATTTGGTTATTGATCTGTTGTTCAGTTCTGTAGTATGCTAATTGTACATTATTAGGAAGGTATATGAAACACAAAAATAGTTCATTGTTTGTATGACTGCTCATATTTTCTTTGCTAGGCTTGTTTGACTTGCTAAGTACGTTTCTGCAAGAGTAATTAGTTTATAGTTCTTAGTTTGCAAGGTCTAAGTCTATGTCTAAAAGCTTCCCCTTAGATATGTCTGGAATTTCAGTTTGAAGTTTCCACCTGTTGCCATTTTTATACTTGGCTGtgctgcctttttttttttcttcttttgttgctgAGTCTTGAGAGGTTGAattgtgtgatttttttttttctgttctaTTGTTAAAACGAGAAATGTTTCAATGATATCAGGAAATGAACATGCTAACTCGTTGGGTTTAATAGTCTTGtgcattttgaaattttgtttgatgGAGTTCTGTAACATAACCCTTTCTGTTTTGCCAACTGACTTTTGCTGGTGTTTATTAGCTATTTTGTTTTCAGTGTGTAGGAAATTACTAGGGATGTTTAAAAAAGGCTTCATTGTTTTCAGTCAAGTACACCTTTACACCCTGTCTTGTAGAGTTAAAATTAAGGATGTTGAAGTTGAGACCAGGATTGATTCTGTTAAATCAAGGTCCTCATGAGAGTGATTGCTAGGCAGCATCTATAACATTGCACCTCGTCAATACTAAAGTTGGACTTAAGTGTTATGTTTTTGAGTGTTTGGCTGATATGCATATATTGTTTATCTACTATTGATCTCTTGTTGCAAAATGTTATTGACCTATCAAATTCAATTAACTTCTCTATAATGTGATATTTAATAGGAATTGTATCTATGATATTTGCTATAACTAAGCTGGTAATCTTAATATGCAAATATCCATGATATTTTCTATAATTAAGTTGGTTATTTGAACATGCAAAAAGATTAATATAAACTAGTGTAATTAAAAGCGCTAGGTGGCCTTAAGGCGCTATGACTTTTTATTGCCTGAGACGGGAGGCGCCACGAAAGGCTCGAGCTAAGTAAAGCAatagttaataaataaattatatatatgtatctatgtatgtatataatttttggaataatttaaGTCGGGCAAAGCAAAACATAAAGTCAAACAAAGCATAACATGAAGTCAAGCAAAACACTTAGAATCTAGAACTACTCGGGTTTTAGAGTGCAAATTCTATTTTCGTAAGTCATCTAATTCTGCAATATCATCATCCTAATCATCTAAACTAGCTTTTAACTCTATCACTAGATTTAGAGTGCAATTTTTGTTGGCGtttcaattttttctaattaattagttaatcccttaattttctcattattttttaaaaaaatagcaattgCACATTTAAATCACTTAGTTTTTCTCtactaaatttatttcattcgtTATCAGTAAATGCGTCTTTAAAATAACCTAGTTTTCTCCCAAAATTTATTTTCCTCTTTATTAGTAGGTGTGTCTTTCTAAAATCAGTTAGTTTTTCTCCACAAAATTTATTCTCCCTTATTTGTAGAtgtctttttataattatctagTTTTTCTCccctaaatttattttcttctttattagTAAGTGTGTCTTTTTAAAATTCCAATTAACACTAATTGAAATCATTAAATATAGGGatgatagaaaaaataaaaataaaaaaaataagaagataggcgtgttttttttaatgcctgtcacccaacaaaaaaaaatgcttccTGGGCTCGCCTCATTAAAGGCATCTCACTCTAAGAGTGTTAAGGCGCTAGGGTTTCTCCTTGTCTGAACTTCTTTCTTGCTTTTAATAACATTGATataaactgattttttttttaattttagttttattttttgtcttgctgtctaaaattctcaaaatactttaattttgtcatTGGATCATCATGtataaataagtatttttttgaaCATCCCATCCTTTATATTTAGTGTTTGTGTCGCCCTTTCTGGCCTTTGAAATCTGTGAAATATGTGTTCAAGCTGTTGGTCCgtcattaatttataaatccaAACTTTCCATATGTAACTGCCACACTGCTTTACGGAAAGGCGTTCTGATGAACTATATTCAACCTGGGAGTTGTCAGACTTTTTGAactcaattattttaaaaggtGTGCCGTCATTATCTAGCATTGGGCATAATgaggaaattaaatttttacattttgtgAGGCCCAAAGGTCGGTGATCTTCCTTTAAGTCCTTTTCATTCTGAATGCCCAATTATGTAAGAAAAGTTAGAATACTTGCAtcctttgttttaataatttgtgtccATGTCAAAAGGCAATCAGCTTTGATAATTTTAGACTGTTACAGCTTTTTTGTTTAAGAATGTTATGAAATACTATAAATTGAATTCTGAAACTTATTTTGACaatgattatatatttatatatatatatatatatctatgagGGTCAGTCTTCTACAAATGTATGTAGATAAGAATTCTACGAACATTTGTATATCAACTATTGGATTTGAATTCAATGACTGAACATTAATGAATGATGTAAACAGTAtgataaatagtataaatagtGTTATGAATAATGCTGTGtgataaacaatacaaaatagtGGGATGCACAGTTCTCATTTCACAACTGTTCCAGCATCTCAATAGTGATTCTTCAACTATGGCCGGCCAACCAGATTTTCatcctttgaattttttttttaaaatcaatgaacctactatttttgaaccCGCGGTATAACCTGCAGTCACCTTTTCTTGCTACTGTTGAGCATCCTtgctcttctcttttttttcttttttcttttttctcttactttttgttttgtgcaGATGCTCTGTGGACAATGCTCTGCAAACGTCTGCAGAAcatattgcatatatatatgtattttttccGTATCGAGTAGATTTTAGGGTTGTTTCTGCCAATTCAAgcttcttgattattaattgatAGTTCTGAAGCATCACAGTGGTTGAAATTTTGTGTAGAAATTTTGATTCTAGTCAATTGTAGTGTTCTGGCCAGACAACCTTTTTGGTGTTTGACTGCATGTTATAGTAATAAACCGCTGAAAACTGAGCACACTTTAAATTCATGTGCACACCTCACACTGAAATAGTAGAGTTCACATGGTTGCGCATATGTGAATGTTCATAGGCATTGTTTCGGCCATTAATTAGCTTTTGAGTTAGGTGTCTTCTCTTGTGTCTAAAGAATTGCTGTTAAAGTTGTACTAGACAGTGTATTTTTGCTTCATATTCACATTACACATACAGTACATGTACGGTGCCAATGGatggtttaaatttttacttAATCTTGAGGTCTATAATTCTGTCTTGAGTCTAATGGAGGTTGAATTTTTCTCAGGGTTGGAAGGCAAGTGGTAAACATACCATCATTCATGGTGAGAGTCGAATCAGCCAAGCACATTGACTTCTCCCTCACTAGTCCCCTTGGCCAGGGCCGGCCTGGAAGAGTGAAGCGAAAGAATTTGAAGGCGGCCTCGAAGAAGGCTGCCGGAGGAGATGGTGAAGAGGAAGATGAGGAATGAGCCATTACTGAAATATTGTAGTAGTTGAAAGCTGTCTTTACTGTGTTCTTCTCAGTttgagttttcttcttcttcccttatttgaactcatttatttggtttttagatCATAGTGCTTATTTTTCATGACAAACTGAATCCCAACTGTTTTGTTCCTTGGTGTTCCTTATAAAATGTAGAGGTATCTTGCCTTGACTATGTCTTAATCAAGTGCATTTTTAAATCAAGTACATTTTCAAATTGAATTGTATCTTTCATTGTTATGCTTTTTTTCACTGAGATATAAAGGtaacaaaactaataaatccaAACTCATGAGTTTGTCatgaactttttatttttttgacttctTTCTTTGTCTGCATCTCATAAACAGATacaactctatatatatatatatatatttccaataTCTTTCTAGGTTGCTCTCATCTAGCCAAgcatattcattttatttttttatacatatattattattatcaattattgTGCACCATCCCTCCATGTCTCTCTTTACTTTAAtacatcataattaaataaatcattaaaaccTTTTCACGTGTACAACATAACACTCTCACTAATAAATAGATCCAGAATACCAGAATAACAAAAGCCTAAAACAGGCAAAGTAGAGATAAACTACTCCCAAATCAGTTGGCTGGTTGCCATGCTACTAAGTAAACAAACAACTCAAGCCAAACTTTCtactgaaataaaatatatatatatatatatatcatataacatcatcaaaataaaattgcaaCCATAACTAATACAATAAAccataacaaaacaaacacattaaACATCAAGACCTCAAAAGTCCTCTAATGATCTCTGCCTGTGCACTGTCATTGTCCATTGTGTTAATGAGCTCTGAGAGTCTATCACTTAGACCATCCACCTCTCTATGCAAACTCTTAATGTAGTTGCATGTCTCCTTCAACACCTTTGATGCTGAGGCCTAAACAAAAGTCATTTAACGAAAGCTTTCTCAATCACTACTTAAATTATCATTCtctcattaatatatatatatatatatataacactctTATAAGACTTTCACATTTCAAAGTGTTAACAAGTAAGAACTAATTAAGACTACTATTTTTGTGCTTACTCTGGAGGTGTTTCTCCGGCGAGACTCCGGCAAGAGGTTTTGGAGCTTGGAGATGAGCTCATTCATCTCTTCTTCTGTGATCCTTGTTCTTCTACTAGACATCTCTACTTCTCTCAAAGTCCTTTCTAACAAAAGGCACaagaatgagagaaaaggaaagaagagaaTAGTAGAGAAATTAAGAGGAGAAGAGGACTTTAATAACTAAGTCATGGTGGAACATATATTGAGAAAGATTCATGGGCCCATATGGGCCCTCCCTCCCTTACTTTTTTATTAGAATAACTTATGTCCCTctcattatattattataattttatttttattaatttgtttagttTGTGTTTAATATGATATTAGTCCCGATATC containing:
- the LOC120282716 gene encoding 40S ribosomal protein S9-2, whose translation is MVHVSFYRNYGKTFKKPRRPYEKERLDAELKLVGEYGLRNKRELWRVQYALSRIRNAARELLTLDEKNPRRIFEGEALLRRMNRYGLLDETQSKLDYVLALTVENFLERRLQTLVFKSGMAKSIHHARVLIRQRHIRVGRQVVNIPSFMVRVESAKHIDFSLTSPLGQGRPGRVKRKNLKAASKKAAGGDGEEEDEE
- the LOC120282575 gene encoding transcription factor ILI3-like, encoding MSSRRTRITEEEMNELISKLQNLLPESRRRNTSRASASKVLKETCNYIKSLHREVDGLSDRLSELINTMDNDSAQAEIIRGLLRS